One stretch of Halichoerus grypus chromosome 8, mHalGry1.hap1.1, whole genome shotgun sequence DNA includes these proteins:
- the COCH gene encoding cochlin, translated as MSAAWIPVLCLGICLLLLPEPAGSAGAVPIAITCFTRGLDIRKEKADVLCPGGCALEEFSVFGNIVYASISSICGAAVHGGVISISGGPVRIYSLPGRENYSSVAANGVQSQTLSRWSASFTVTKGKSGTQEATGQAVSTARPPTGKRLKKTPEKKTGNKDCKADIAFLIDGSFNIGQRRFNLQKNFVGKVALMLGIGTEGPHVGLVQASEHPKIEFYLKNFTSAKDVLFAIKEVGFRGGNSNTGKALKHTAQKFFTADTGVRRGIPKVVVVFIDGWPSDDIEEAGIVAREFGVNVFIVSVAKPIPEELGMVQDVAFVDKAVCRNNGFFSYHMPNWFGTTKYVKPLVQKLCTYEQMMCSKTCYNSVNIAFLIDGSSSVGDSNFRLMLEFVSNIAKTFEISDIGAKIAAVQFTYDQRTEFSFTDYSTKENVLAVIRNIRYMSGGTATGDAISFTVRNVFGPVRESPNKNFLVIVTDGQSYDDVRGPAAAAHDAGITIFSVGVAWAPLDDLKDMASKPKESHAFFTREFTGLEPIVSDVIRGICRDFLESQQ; from the exons ATGTCTGCAGCCTGGATCCCAGTTCTCTGCCTCG GTATCTGTCTGCTGCTGCTGCCGGAGCCTGCGGGCAGCGCGGGAGCGG TTCCCATTGCTATCACGTGCTTTACCCGAGGCCTGGAcatcaggaaagagaaagcagatgtACTTTGCCCAGGGGGCTGTGCTCTCGAGGAATTCTCCGTGTTTGGGAACATAGTGTATGCATCTATATCAAGCATATGTGGCGCGGCTGTCCACGG GGGAGTAATCAGCATCTCAGGGGGACCTGTGCGAATATATAGCCTACCAGGTCGAGAAAACTATTCCTCAGTAGCTGCCAATGGCGTTCAGTCTCAAACACTTTCCAGATGGTCTGCTTCTTTCACAGTGACAA aaggAAAAAGTGGTACCCAGGAAGCCACAGGACAAGCAGTGTCCACAGCACGTCCACCAACAG GGAAACGACTAAAGAAAACACCTGAGAAGAAAACTGGCAATAAAG ACTGTAAAGCAGACATTGCATTTCTGATTGATGGAAGTTTTAATATTGGGCAGCGCCGATTTAATCTACAGAAGAATTTTGTTGGCAAAGTGGCTCTAATGTTGGGAATTGGAACAGAGGGACCACACGTGGGCCTTGTTCAAGCCAG TGAACATCCCAAAATAGAATTTTACTTGAAAAACTTTACATCAGCCAAAGATGTTTTGTTTGCCATAAAGGAAGTAGGTTTCAGAGGGGGTAATTCCAATACAG GAAAAGCCTTGAAGCATACCGCCCAGAAATTCTTCACAGCAGACACTGGAGTAAGAAGAGGGATCCCCAAAGTGGTGGTGGTATTTATTGATGGCTGGCCTTCTGATGACATTGAGGAAGCAGGCATCGTGGCCAGAGAGTTCGGTGTCAATGTATTTATAGTTTCTGTGGCCAAGCCTATCCCTGAAGAACTGGGGATGGTTCAGGATGTTGCATTTGTTGACAAG GCTGTCTGTCGGAATAATGGCTTCTTCTCTTACCACATGCCTAACTGGTTTGGTACCACAAAATATGTAAAGCCTCTGGTTCAGAAACTCTGCACTTATGAGCAAATGATGTGCAGCAAGACCTGTTACAACTCCGTGAACATTGCCTTTCTAATTGATGGCTCCAGCAGTGTTGGAGACAGTAATTTTCGCCTCATGCTTGAATTTGTTTCCAACATAGCCAAGACTTTCGAGATCTCAGACATCGGCGCCAAGATAGCTGCCGTACAGTTCACCTATGATCAGCGCACAGAATTCAGCTTCACTGATTATAGCACCAAAGAGAACGTCCTAGCTGTTATCAGAAACATTCGCTATATGAGCGGTGGCACAGCCACAGGCGATGCCATCTCCTTCACCGTTAGAAACGTGTTCGGTCCCGTGAGGGAGAGCCCCAACAAGAACTTCCTGGTAATTGTCACAGACGGCCAGTCCTATGATGATGTTCGAGGCCCTGCTGCTGCTGCACACGATGCAG gTATCACCATCTTCTCTGTTGGTGTGGCTTGGGCACCTTTGGATGACCTGAAAGATATGGCCTCTAAACCAAAGGAGTCACATGCTTTCTTCACAAGAGAGTTCACAGGATTAGAACCAATTGTTTCTGATGTCATCAGAGGCATTTGTAGAGATTTCTTGGAATCCCAGCAATAA